CGCCGAGGTCACCGCCAAACCGCGCGATCTGAGTTCCATGGTCCGCGTCACGATCGGCGGTTCGGCCTGTCCGCCCGCGCTGATGGAGGCGTACGACAAGCTCGGCGTACGGCTCTGCCACGCCTGGGGCATGACGGAGACCTCGCCGCTCGGCACGACGTCCAACCCGCCCGCCGGTCTCACCGCCGAGAAGGAGTGGCCCTACCGCGTCACGCAGGGCCGCTTCCCCGTGGGCGTCGAGGCGCGGCTGACCGGCCCCGGCGGCGACACACTGCCGTGGGACAACGAGTCGGCCGGTGAGCTGGAGGTGCGCGGGGCCTGGATCGCCGCCGCGTACTACGGCGGCGCCGACGCCGAACCGCTCAGGCCCGAGGACAAGTTCAGCGAGGACGGCTGGCTCAAGACGGGTGACGTCGGTGTCATCAGCCCCGACGGATATCTCACCCTCACCGACCGCGCGAAGGACGTCATCAAGTCCGGCGGCGAGTGGATCTCCAGTGTGGAACTGGAGAACGCGCTCATGGGCCATCCGGATGTCGCCGAGGCGGCGGTCGTCGCCGTGCCCGACGACAAGTGGGGCGAACGACCGCTCGCGACAGTCGTGTTGAAGGTGGGCGCGAGCGCGGACTACGAGTCGCTGAAGACCTTCCTCGCCGGGAAGGTCGCCAAGTGGCAGCTCCCGGAGCGGTGGTCGGTCGTGGATTCGGTGCCGAAGACGAGCGTCGGCAAGTTCGACAAGAAGGTGATCCGGAAGCGGTACGCGGACGGGGAGCTGGACGTCACGCGCCTCTAAGGCGTGCCCTGTCCTCGCCGTCGCACTAACTGACCCTCAACAGCTTTCCCAGGGGGGTCAGTTGGTGCCGATCTTCGCGAGCAGTTCCACGATCCGCGACTGCACGTCCTCACTCGTCGACCGCTCGGCGAGGAAGAGCACGGTCTCCCCGGCGGAGAGCTGCGGCAGTTGGGCGCGGTCGATGCCGGTGGAGGTGTAGACGACCAGCGGCGTACGGTTCAACTGGCCGTTCGCGCGCAGCCAGTCGATGATGCCCGCGCGCCGGCGCCGTACCTGCATCAGGTCCATGACCACCAGGTTCGGCCGCATCTGGCCCGCGAGCGTGACCGCTTCGCTGTCCGTTCCGGCGCGCGCCACCTGCATGCCGCGGCGTTCCAGCGTCGCCGTCAGCGCGAGCGCGATCTCCTCGCTCTCCTCGATCAACAGCACGCGCGACGGGTGCTGTTCGCTGTCGCGCGGCGCCAGGGCCTTGAGCAGTACGGCGGGGTCCGCCCCGTACGCCGCCTCGCGCGTCGCCTGCCCGAGCCCGGCCGTCACGAGCACCGGGACCTCGGCGGCGACGGCGGCCTGGCGCAGCGACTGGAGCGCGGTCCGGGTGATCGGGCCGGTCAGCGGGTCGACGAAGAGGGCCGCGGGGAAGGCGGCGATCTGCGCGTCGACCTCCTCGCGGGAGTGCACGATCACCGGGCGGTAGCCGCGGTCGCTCAGGGCCTGCTGGGTGGAGACGTCGGGGGCGGGCCAGACCAGCAGCCGACGCGGGTTGTCCAGCGGCTCGGGGGGCAGCTCGTCGTCGACCGGGCGGGGCTGGGGCCGGTTGGCGACCTCGACCGCGCCGCCGGGGCCGTCCAGCGGCTGGGGGCCTTCGGCGCCCTCGTCCGGGGCTCCTATGGCGTAGGCGCGGCCCTCGGAGTGGGGGCCGTGGCCGAGGGAACCGCCCTGGCCGCCGTGGGAGGGGCCGGAGGCGTGCGGGGCCTGGGGCGCGGAGCCCGGGGCGGGACCGGTGCCGGTGCGGGGGTCTTCCGGTTCCTGCGGGGCGGACAGCCTGCGGCGGCGGCCCGAGCCCAGGGTCTGGTTCTGCTGCTTGGTGATCTGCTGCGCGAAGGGGACCCCCTGGCCCAGCGTACGGACGCTGAACGCCCGTCCCTGCGTGGAGTCCGCCGGCAGCGGCTCCTCCTCGGGCATGGGCTGGGCGGGCGGCAACGGCTGTGCGGCGCGGGGGTCTTCGGGGGTGCCGGCCGCGCCGTTGCTGTTGCTGTTGCCGTTGGCTGTGCCTGCGCCCGAGCCCGTAACTGCGCCTGCGCTTGTGCCTGCGCCGTCGGTGTCGTCGTCCGTGTGGGCGTGCTCGGCCGCCGGGGCAGGGGCCGGTGCCGGTACGGCTCCGGGGACGGGCCACGAGGGCTGCTGGCCGGGCGCGCCGGGCATCACGCCGACGCCCGAGGCGGTGGGCATCGCGGGCGCCCAGCTGTTGGGGTCCATGGCCGGAGCGTCGGTCTCGGCCGCCGCGAGTGCTTCACGCGGATCGTTCGTGGACGCCACCGGGTGCGGCTTCAGCGGTGTGTGGTCCGCGCGGGGGTCCGACCGCGCGGTGTCGTGGCGCCCCGGCATCGACGCGTCGGGTGCGCCCTGGGCACTCGGCGCCGGCGCGCGGTCGGCGTCGGCCGGCGGGAGTGCGAACTGTGCGCGGGGCGGCGCCGCGTCGCCTGCGGGCGCCGGTGCGGGCGCGGGGCGCTGCTGCGCGGGCGCCAGCGCACGCCGGGGCCGGCGGACGGTCGGCGGCTGCGCCGGGGTCTCCTGTGCCGCCTGTGGCGGGGCTTGCCGCTGGGGCTGTTGCTGGGCCTGTTGCGGTACGGGCGACGAGCCTGAAGGCAGGGCCGGGAGGGCGTTCTGGCCGTCCCGCCGGGCACGGCGCCCCGTACCCGCCGCCGCGGCCTCCTGCTGTGCTGCGTGCGGTACGCCCTGTGGCGGCACGGCCTGCCCGAGCGCCGGGCGCCCGGTCGGGTGCGATCCCTCGGCGGCCGTCACGACCGCTCCCTCGGACGCGGCAGACGACGCGGCGGGGGGAGCGGGAGGGGCCGACACCGCGAGCTCGGCGCCCGGTCCCGGTACGGCCCCGGCCGCGTTCTCCGCCGGGCTCGGCCGGCCGCGCCTGCGGCCCGTACCACCGGTGCTCCCGCCCGAATCCTGGGCCGGGATGAGTTCCTGCTGCGGATTCTGCGGTGGACTCTGCCGCGCGGCCGTCTGCGGGTCTGCGCCGGAGGCCGACCCCGACCCCGAGCCCGAGTCCGTCCCCGAGTCCGAGCCCGTCCCCGAGTCCGGACCGGCAGCCGATTCCGTACGAGCCCTGCGCCGCCCCGTGGGCTCGCCGGGCTCCTCGCCCGCCGCTCCGAGGAACGCGTCCGTGGACGCCCGCCGCGCCCGCCGCCGCCCGCCGCCCGGCCGCCCGGAGCCCCCCGTGGACCCGGCCTCGGGGGCGGAACCCTCCGCAGCCTGGCCCTGGCCCTGGCTCTCCTCGGAGGCGGGCGCGGGCGGCTGGAACGTCCCCGACCCCTCCCCCAACGGCACTTCCAGCACGTACGCGCTGCCGCCCATCCCCGGCATCTCGTGCGTCTGCAACACCCCGCCGTGCGCCCGCACGATCCCGCGCACGATCGGCTCGTGCACCGGATCGCCCCCGGCGAACGGCCCGCGCACCTCGATCCGTACGACGTCACCGCGCTGCGCCGCCGCCACCACGATCGTCGAGTCGACGTAACCGCCGCCCGGCACCGCCCGCGTCCTGCCGGTCGAGTCGACGCCTGCCACGTCCGCCGTGAGATGCGCGAGCGCCGTCGCCAGCCGTACCGGGTCGACCTCCGCCTCGATCGGCGGCGCGTGCACGGCGAACTGCGCCCGGCCGGGGCCGATCAGCTCGATCGCGCCCTCGACACCGGCCGCCACGACCGCGTCGAGCAGCACGTTCACCTTGGTCAGCTGGTCCAGGCCCTCGTCAAGCCGCTGGTAGCCGAGGACGTTGTCCACCAGCGTCGTCATCCGGGCGTACCCGGCCGACAGGTGGTGCAGCATCTGGTTCGCCTCGGGCCACAGCTGCCCCGCCGGGTCGGCGGCGAGCGTCGAAAGCTCACCGCGCAGCTCCTCCAACGGCCCGCGCAGCGCGCCGCCCAGGACGGCGGCCAGCTGGTGGTGCCGGCGGGCCGTGTTGTCGTACCGCTCCGCCAACTCCTCGATCTCGGCGGCGTACCGGTCGCTGCGGTCCGCGAGTTCGGCGGTGTGCCGCTCGACGGCCGCGGCGAGCTCCGCCGTATGACGCTCGACCGTCTCGGCCAGCTCCGCCGCGTGCCGCTCGGCGGTCTCGGTGGCCTCGGTGGTGTGTGCCTCGACCAGTTCCTCGTACGGACGCCGGTCGGTGAACGTCATCACCGCGCCGACGAGCTGCTCCCCGTCCCGTACGGGCGCGGTGGTCAGGTCGACGGGCACCTGCTTGCCGTTCTTCGCCCACAGCACCTGCCCGCGCACCCGGTGCTTGCGGCCCGACTTGAGCGTGTCGGCGAGAGGCGACTCCTCGTACGGGAACGGCTCACCGTCCCCGCGCGAGTGCAGGATCAGCGGGTGCAGCTCCTGGCCGCCGAGATCGCTGGCCCGGAAGCCGAGGATCTGCGCGGCGGCGGGGTTGACGAGTACGACGCGGCCGTCCGTGTCCGTACCGACCACGCCTTCGGCGGCGGCCCGCAGGATCATCTCGGTCTGCCGCTGCGAACGCGCCAGCTCCGCCTCGGTGTCGACCGTCCCCGAGAGGTCGCGGACGACGAGCATCAGAAGCTCGTCGCCGGTGTAGTTGTGCAGGTCGTAAGCCTGCTGGCCGTCCTCCAGATTGGCGCTGGTGACCTCGACGGGGAACTCGTTGCCGTCCGTGCGCCGCGCGATCATCCGGGTCGGCTTCGTACGGCCCCGCTCGTCGCTGGCCTCCGGCCGGCGCATCGAACCGGGGATCAGCCGCGGGTCGAACTCCGGCAGGAGATCGAGCAGACCGCGCCCGACCAGGGCCGTACCAGGGGTCTCGAAGGTTTCGAGGGCGATGGTGTTGGCGTTGACGACGGTGCCGTTGCCGTTGACGAGCACGAGACCGTCGGGAAGTGCGTCAAGTATCGCCGCGAGGCGAGCAGCGCCTCGGGATGGCCTGCCACTCACGACGACGCTTCCTCCCTGAACCACTGCACCTTGCGGACGGCCGGGTCCCATCTTGCCCCTCTGAGTCTCAGCCTGTCACTGGAGGGAGTCTAAGCGCTGGGGGCGGGCCGGGTCGGCGGATGAGGGGGAGCTCTCACCAAGGTTGTGTGCGGACCCCGTACCCACCGCGTCAGCCCGTGGCGGCGGGGAGTACGGGGACGAGGTTCTGCCAGCGTGAGATCTCGCAGCCGTTCTTGCGGCTGAACGTCGCGTCGATGCTCCGTCCCTGCCATGTCCCGGTGACCCGGGCGGTGGCGGGCCCGCCCATCTGCATGGTGCACATCTGGCCCTCGGGCACCGGGGTGAACGGGTCCTTCCCCTCGCCGGCGAGCTCGTCGAGCCGCGCGCACGCGGAACGGGCCTCGGGGTGCGTACCGCCGGTGGGGCCGCACTTCAGCTCGTACGTACCGTCGGCGCGGGTGATGTTGGTGTCGACGACGGTCACGGTGAGCCGGTCCTGCGCCTGCTGCTGTTCCTGCCCCTGCCCCTGCTCCTGGAACAGGGGCGGCAGCGCGGTCCACGCGATGTCGAGGGGCCCGGCGGTGGCGGTGGGCGCGAAGGCGGCCACGGCGGCGAGCGAGGCGGCGAAGGCGGCGGTGACGGTGAGGAAGGAACGACGCGACACGGGAACTCCTGACGGCAGACGATTCCGGGGGGCCCGACGGTGCGCGCCCGCCATCACTAACGCGCGTGAGCCCCAGTCGTTGCGCACCGACCCGGACACGAAGAAGCGCTTTGCCCTGCGGGGTTCCCGCCTAGTACCGTGGGCGGCGATTGGTGACACGGCGCTCGGCTGTGTCATCATCTGACACGCACCATCCGCGCCCGCGCGGGTGTGCTGGAGGCGTCGCCTAGTCCGGTCTATGGCGCCGCACTGCTAATGCGGTTTGGGACTTAAATCCCATCGAGGGTTCAAATCCCTCCGCCTCCGCGCACGAATCACCGAAGCCCCGTCCACCTGGCCGGGGCTTCGGCCGTTCCGGGCCGTTCCAGCAGTTCGGTGAGGGTCGTTTCGGGCTGTTTCCGCAGCTCAGACCTGGTCCGGCTAATGGATTTCACGTCACGCCGCAGGTCATGTAATGTTGTTCTCGCAACGCAGACGGGCCCTAAAAGCCCAGCACGGCAAGCACTCGTAGCTTAACGGATAGAGCATCTGACTACGGATCAGAAGGTTGCAGGTTCGAATCCTGCCGAGTGCACAGCAGGCCAGAGGCCCCGGACGAAGAGTCCGGGGCCTCTGGCGTTGAGCCGTACAGCAGCGAAGTACAGCAACCGCGTCAACCGCTGTCAGCCGGTACCGCCCATGGCGTCCGACAGCTTGCCGATCGCGGCGCGTACCTGTTCCTCGCTCGCCTCGGCGTAGACCTCCATCGTCATGGCGATCTGTGAGTGCCGGAGGATGCGTTGAGCGATCTTCGGGTGCACCTTGAGCGCGACCAGGAGCGAGCTGCACGTGTGCCGGGTGTTCCGCAGCGGGATGACGCGAAGGCCGGCCCGGCGGGCCCGCAGGGCGAACATGCGCGTCAGGTTCCCCGGCTCGATCGGGGTCCCGTACTTGGTGGTGAAGACCAGGCCGTGAGTGTCCTGCCAGAGTTCACCCACGGCCTTCCGGTCGCCGGTCTGCTGGGCGCGGCGCATGCGCAGGGCTTTCAGGCACAGTTCGGGCAGCGGCAGGAAGTCGTCCGATTCCTCCGTCTTTGTCTCGCGGTGGAGAATCTGCCGCCCGGCTCGCTGGATCTGATGATCCACGTACAGCTCACCCGTCTCGAAGTCGATGGACTTCCACGTCAGCCCCAGCACCTCGCCCCGGCGGAGCCCGAGGGTCAGCACCAGGACCCAGGCCGCGAAGAGGTGGTCATCGCGGGCAGCGGCGTCCGTGAGGAAATGGCCGGCATCGGCCACCGACCACGGCCTGATCCGGCGACGACGCGGCTTGGACACCTTGACGAGGGAGGCGACGTTCTTGCTGATCTCCTCTTCGCCGACCGCGTGGGTCAGGGCGGCGCGGAGCGCGTCGCGAGAGCCCTGGATCACCCGGCGGGACGGGTACGACTCGCAGCACCCGCCGACCGCACAGCACTTCCGGCGGTCGGGAGCCCTGTCGGCGTCCTTGCCCTGGGCGCAGCACTGGCAGATGGTCGCCAGCTTGGTCAGCCACTCGCGCACGTCCCGCACGGTGAGCTTGTCCAGCCGCTTGGTGCCGAGGTGAGGAGCGATGTAGAGCCGTACGTATCCCTCGTACGAGACGTATGACAGCGGGGCGAGATTGGGCTTCACGATCGAGTCGAGCCAGTACGTCAGGAAGACCGCGACCGTGCGGTGCCGCGTGGCGACCGGTCCCTTCTTGGCCTCGCTGTGGAGCTTGATCCACTTGTCGTGCACCTCGTCGCGGGTCTTGCCGTAGACGTACTTCCGAGCGCGCTTGCCGTCCGGTTTGGTGACCCAGGCGTAGGCCGCGTGACCGTTCTTGTAGGGGTAGATGGAGCCTTCCCCGTTGCTTCGCTTGCCGCTCATGCTGCCTGCCCTTCGGCGTCGGTAGCCATGCGCTGGACGTACTCATCGACCCAGGCCGGGAGGATGCGACGGTTGCGGCCGACCTTGACCGAACGGATCTCGCCGGTGAGTACCAGCATCTTGGTCTTGGACAGGCCGAAGCCGAGCATCGCGGCGACCTCGGCGGTCGTGTGCCACTTCGGTGTGATGGCGGTCGTGATCACGGGGACTCTTCTCCTTTCGTTCGGTCTGCGTGGAGTTGGTCGGTGAGCCAGGCTTCGCCGCTGGTGAGTCCGGTTCCGGCGTAGTCCCAGCGGGAGAGGACGAGGGTGGTGGGCGTGGGGGCGTGGGTGTCTTCGCCGCGTGTGAGGGCGGTTTGGAGTCGTTGCCATTGGGCGCGGGCCTGGCGGAGGTTGGAGAGGGTGGTGGAGTAGCGGCGGGTTTTGGTGGAGAAGTGGCCCCGGAAGCCGAGCATGTGGGCCCAGGCGCGCAGGCGGAGGTGTGCGAGGTCGTGCCGTGCGCCGAGGTCCCAGCAGGTGCGGACCAGGCGGCGGGCGTGGTCGGTGAGGTCGGTGTGGGCGAGTTCGGCCAGGAGCCGGATGCGGTGGTCGAGGGTGCCGGTCGCGGTCTCGGTGCCCTTGGTGGCGTACTTGGCGATGTAGCCGGCCACGGCGCGGTCGGTGAGTTCGGTGCCGCCGGCGAAGTCGGCGGAGCGGATGACGCGTACGTCGAGCTGGCGGCCGAAGGTGAACCGGTGCGCGCGACCGTCGAGGGTCGGGCCCGTCACGCTGGCGGCTCGCGTGGCGGATTCAATGGCGTCGGTGAGGAGTTCGGGGGTGGCCCATGCCGCGGGTTGGGTGTTGCCGCCGTCGTGGCCGTCGAGTCGGATGACGGCGTGGAAGTGGACGGCGCCGCGTCGTTGGTACTCGGCGACCTTGGCGAAGGAGACGCGGGCGTGCTGGCGGAAGGTGCGTTGGGTGAGTCCGGCGCGCTTGGCGATCTCGCGGCGGAGGTGGATGGAGAAGCGCCGCCACAGAGCCCCGGCGTGGGCGTTCCAGAGCACCGCGGCTTGGTAGTCGTAGGAGTCGGGGTTAAGCGGTGTTCCCAGGGCGGGATCGTCGGCGGGGTGGGTAGTGCCGCATCGGCAGGCGGGGCGGCCGGTGGGGCGGTTGTGGACGGGGCCGAAGCTGGGTGCGGTGAGGGTCGCGAAGACGCGGGGGTGTGTGGAGACCTGTTCGCCGGTGCCCTTGCCGCCGCGCAGTCCGGCGGTGATCAGGTGGTAGGTGTCGCGGCGGTAGGTCTCGGCGCAGGTGGCGCAGCGGGTGACGCGGCGGTTGTTGCACCGTACGAGGAGCTGTC
This window of the Streptomyces niveus genome carries:
- a CDS encoding PAS domain-containing protein, whose translation is MSGRPSRGAARLAAILDALPDGLVLVNGNGTVVNANTIALETFETPGTALVGRGLLDLLPEFDPRLIPGSMRRPEASDERGRTKPTRMIARRTDGNEFPVEVTSANLEDGQQAYDLHNYTGDELLMLVVRDLSGTVDTEAELARSQRQTEMILRAAAEGVVGTDTDGRVVLVNPAAAQILGFRASDLGGQELHPLILHSRGDGEPFPYEESPLADTLKSGRKHRVRGQVLWAKNGKQVPVDLTTAPVRDGEQLVGAVMTFTDRRPYEELVEAHTTEATETAERHAAELAETVERHTAELAAAVERHTAELADRSDRYAAEIEELAERYDNTARRHHQLAAVLGGALRGPLEELRGELSTLAADPAGQLWPEANQMLHHLSAGYARMTTLVDNVLGYQRLDEGLDQLTKVNVLLDAVVAAGVEGAIELIGPGRAQFAVHAPPIEAEVDPVRLATALAHLTADVAGVDSTGRTRAVPGGGYVDSTIVVAAAQRGDVVRIEVRGPFAGGDPVHEPIVRGIVRAHGGVLQTHEMPGMGGSAYVLEVPLGEGSGTFQPPAPASEESQGQGQAAEGSAPEAGSTGGSGRPGGGRRRARRASTDAFLGAAGEEPGEPTGRRRARTESAAGPDSGTGSDSGTDSGSGSGSASGADPQTAARQSPPQNPQQELIPAQDSGGSTGGTGRRRGRPSPAENAAGAVPGPGAELAVSAPPAPPAASSAASEGAVVTAAEGSHPTGRPALGQAVPPQGVPHAAQQEAAAAGTGRRARRDGQNALPALPSGSSPVPQQAQQQPQRQAPPQAAQETPAQPPTVRRPRRALAPAQQRPAPAPAPAGDAAPPRAQFALPPADADRAPAPSAQGAPDASMPGRHDTARSDPRADHTPLKPHPVASTNDPREALAAAETDAPAMDPNSWAPAMPTASGVGVMPGAPGQQPSWPVPGAVPAPAPAPAAEHAHTDDDTDGAGTSAGAVTGSGAGTANGNSNSNGAAGTPEDPRAAQPLPPAQPMPEEEPLPADSTQGRAFSVRTLGQGVPFAQQITKQQNQTLGSGRRRRLSAPQEPEDPRTGTGPAPGSAPQAPHASGPSHGGQGGSLGHGPHSEGRAYAIGAPDEGAEGPQPLDGPGGAVEVANRPQPRPVDDELPPEPLDNPRRLLVWPAPDVSTQQALSDRGYRPVIVHSREEVDAQIAAFPAALFVDPLTGPITRTALQSLRQAAVAAEVPVLVTAGLGQATREAAYGADPAVLLKALAPRDSEQHPSRVLLIEESEEIALALTATLERRGMQVARAGTDSEAVTLAGQMRPNLVVMDLMQVRRRRAGIIDWLRANGQLNRTPLVVYTSTGIDRAQLPQLSAGETVLFLAERSTSEDVQSRIVELLAKIGTN
- a CDS encoding excisionase family DNA-binding protein, whose product is MITTAITPKWHTTAEVAAMLGFGLSKTKMLVLTGEIRSVKVGRNRRILPAWVDEYVQRMATDAEGQAA
- a CDS encoding replication initiator, producing MATYGQLPGLLRQLSTLGGCTRPIRLTGHRTEHHLDTRTGEIGPVLHHLDSTALPAGQLLVRCNNRRVTRCATCAETYRRDTYHLITAGLRGGKGTGEQVSTHPRVFATLTAPSFGPVHNRPTGRPACRCGTTHPADDPALGTPLNPDSYDYQAAVLWNAHAGALWRRFSIHLRREIAKRAGLTQRTFRQHARVSFAKVAEYQRRGAVHFHAVIRLDGHDGGNTQPAAWATPELLTDAIESATRAASVTGPTLDGRAHRFTFGRQLDVRVIRSADFAGGTELTDRAVAGYIAKYATKGTETATGTLDHRIRLLAELAHTDLTDHARRLVRTCWDLGARHDLAHLRLRAWAHMLGFRGHFSTKTRRYSTTLSNLRQARAQWQRLQTALTRGEDTHAPTPTTLVLSRWDYAGTGLTSGEAWLTDQLHADRTKGEESP
- a CDS encoding SSI family serine proteinase inhibitor — encoded protein: MSRRSFLTVTAAFAASLAAVAAFAPTATAGPLDIAWTALPPLFQEQGQGQEQQQAQDRLTVTVVDTNITRADGTYELKCGPTGGTHPEARSACARLDELAGEGKDPFTPVPEGQMCTMQMGGPATARVTGTWQGRSIDATFSRKNGCEISRWQNLVPVLPAATG
- a CDS encoding site-specific integrase, with translation MSGKRSNGEGSIYPYKNGHAAYAWVTKPDGKRARKYVYGKTRDEVHDKWIKLHSEAKKGPVATRHRTVAVFLTYWLDSIVKPNLAPLSYVSYEGYVRLYIAPHLGTKRLDKLTVRDVREWLTKLATICQCCAQGKDADRAPDRRKCCAVGGCCESYPSRRVIQGSRDALRAALTHAVGEEEISKNVASLVKVSKPRRRRIRPWSVADAGHFLTDAAARDDHLFAAWVLVLTLGLRRGEVLGLTWKSIDFETGELYVDHQIQRAGRQILHRETKTEESDDFLPLPELCLKALRMRRAQQTGDRKAVGELWQDTHGLVFTTKYGTPIEPGNLTRMFALRARRAGLRVIPLRNTRHTCSSLLVALKVHPKIAQRILRHSQIAMTMEVYAEASEEQVRAAIGKLSDAMGGTG